One region of Gossypium raimondii isolate GPD5lz chromosome 6, ASM2569854v1, whole genome shotgun sequence genomic DNA includes:
- the LOC128032009 gene encoding probable pectate lyase 4: MATTLSRCFTLALFMVILMASPSSSLANMNVIDKCWRRNPLWGSQRQQLAKCSVGFVGKMINNIGKDVVKYKVIDPSDDPLIPKSGTLRYGTKMIKGKVWITFKNSMTITLQRPLLLSSFTAIDGRGVDVHIIGFGCLLVYQATDIIIHGLHIHHCKAQPPSTVMGPNAKVIPLGQMDGDAIRLVTTRKVWIDHNTLHECQDGLLDVTRGSTNITVSNNWFRNQDKAMLLGHDDGHLRDKNMKVTVIFNHFGPNGNQRMPRVLHGYAHVANNFYQGWEQYAIGGSMSPSIKSEANFFVAPNDVGNKEVTWRKGEKGLWKFYSVGDVFKNGASFNKQTCVGGAKPNYNQEQNFKVVDDGSVKKLTSESGVLRCSRSLIC; this comes from the exons ATGGCTACAACATTATCACGTTGCTTCACATTAGCCCTTTTCATGGTCATTCTAATGGCAAGTCCGAGTTCGAGTTTGGCTAATATGAatgtaattgataaatgttGGAGACGGAACCCTCTTTGGGGAAGTCAACGACAACAATTAGCCAAATGCTCCGTCGGTTTTGTCGGCAAAATGATCAACAACATTGGTAAAGACGTCGTGAAATACAAGGTTATTGATCCTTCCGACGACCCTTTGATTCCTAAATCAGGGACCCTTCGCTATGGAACAAAAATGATCAAAGGAAAAGTATGGATCACATTCAAAAATAGCATGACCATCACACTCCAAAGACCACTTCTTTTAAGCAGCTTCACTGCCATTGACGGTCGTGGCGTCGATGTCCACATAATCGGCTTTGGATGTCTATTGGTGTACCAAGCGACCGATATAATCATCCATGGGCTTCACATCCACCATTGCAAGGCCCAACCACCTAGCACTGTGATGGGTCCAAACGCGAAGGTGATCCCTTTAGGCCAAATGGATGGAGACGCTATAAGATTGGTCACCACAAGAAAAGTGTGGATCGATCATAACACATTGCATGAGTGCCAGGACGGCCTCCTCGATGTCACTCGCGGTTCCACCAACATCACCGTGTCGAACAACTGGTTCAGGAACCAAGACAAAGCTATGCTCCTCGGACACGATGATGGTCATTTGAGAGACAAAAACATGAAGGTCACTGTCATTTTCAACCATTTCGGACCTAACGGCAACCAAAGAATGCCAag AGTTCTCCATGGATATGCACACGTAGCGAACAATTTCTACCAAGGGTGGGAACAATATGCCATCGGTGGTAGCATGAGCCCTAGCATCAAGAGTGAGGCCAATTTTTTCGTTGCTCCGAATGATGTTGGGAACAAAGAGGTTACATGGAGAAAAGGAGAGAAAGGTTTATGGAAATTTTATTCAGTAGGGGATGTATTTAAAAATGGAGCATCTTTCAATAAGCAAACATGTGTAGGTGGAGCTAAGCCTAACTATAACcaagaacaaaattttaaggttgTCGATGATG
- the LOC105772093 gene encoding probable pectate lyase 4, with the protein MATTLSCCFTLAVFMAILMASPSLSLANMNVIDKCWRGKPLWRSQRQQLAKCSVGFAGKMINNIGKDVMKYKVTDPSDDPLSPKSGTLRYGTTMIKGKVWITFKNSMTITLQRPLLLSSFTTIDGRGVDVHITGAGCLLVYQATDIIIHGLRIHHCKAQPPSTVMGPNAKVIPLGQMDGDAIRLVTARKVWIDHNTLYECQDGLLDVTRGSTNITVSNNWFRNQDKVMLLGHDDGHLRDKNMKVTVIFNHFGPNCNQRMPRVRHGYAHVANNFYQGWEQYAIGGSMSPSIKSEANFFIAPNDVGNKEVTWRKGEKGLWKFYSVQDVFKNGASFSKQTGVGGAKPNYNQEQNFKVVDAGSVKELTSESGVLRCSRSLIC; encoded by the exons ATGGCTACAACATTATCTTGTTGCTTCACATTGGCCGTTTTCATGGCCATTCTAATGGCAAGTCCTAGTTTGAGTTTGGCTAATATGAATGTAATCGATAAATGTTGGAGAGGGAAACCTCTTTGGCGAAGTCAACGACAACAATTGGCCAAATGCTCTGTCGGTTTTGCCGGCAAAATGATCAACAACATTGGTAAAGACGTCATGAAATACAAGGTTACAGATCCTTCTGACGACCCTTTGAGTCCTAAATCAGGGACCCTTCGTTATGGAACCACAATGATCAAAGGAAAAGTATGGATCACATTCAAAAATAGCATGACCATCACACTCCAAAGACCACTTCTTTTAAGCAGCTTCACTACCATCGACGGTCGTGGCGTCGATGTCCACATAACTGGCGCTGGCTGCTTGTTGGTGTACCAAGCGACCGATATAATCATCCATGGGCTTCGCATCCACCATTGCAAGGCCCAACCACCTAGCACTGTGATGGGTCCAAATGCGAAGGTGATCCCTTTAGGCCAAATGGATGGAGACGCTATAAGATTGGTCACCGCAAGAAAAGTGTGGATTGATCATAACACATTGTATGAGTGCCAAGATGGCCTCCTCGATGTCACTCGCGGTTCCACCAACATCACCGTGTCGAACAACTGGTTTAGGAACCAAGACAAAGTTATGCTCCTCGGACATGACGATGGTCATTTGAGAGACAAAAACATGAAGGTCACTGtcattttcaaccattttgGACCTAACTGCAACCAAAGAATGCCAag AGTTCGCCATGGATATGCACACGTAGCGAACAATTTCTACCAAGGGTGGGAACAATATGCCATTGGTGGTAGCATGAGCCCTAGCATCAAGAGTGAAGCCAATTTTTTCATCGCTCCTAATGATGTTGGGAACAAAGAGGTAACATGGAGAAAAGGAGAGAAAGGTTTATGGAAATTTTATTCAGTACAGGATGTATTTAAAAATGGAGCATCTTTTAGTAAGCAAACAGGTGTAGGTGGAGCTAAGCCTAACTATAACcaagaacaaaattttaaagttgtcGATGCTGGATCTGTTAAGGAATTGACAAGTGAATCTGGTGTTTTACGATGCTCCAGAAGTTTAATATGTTGA